In Crinalium epipsammum PCC 9333, the genomic window TAGTAATTTTCTTGATTTGTAATGGCTGGTGTCAGTAATTTTTCCAATTGCTTGGCTATTACTTCGTCTTCCACCAGTGGTCGTTGTTTCTTTTTCGCATGGTCTCGATTGGTTTTTCGGCTTTGTGTCATGGCTGGTCTAAATCGCTCAACTACTTGTCTAGACTGAGTTTCTCACGATTTTTGACCTAGCCAAATACCACCCTTGACAATTTTCTCTTTTCCTTAACTTGTCACCAATGACCGTCGCTACATTCAAAGCTTCTTAAAAATTAGAGACGAAAAGGTAGAAAAGTTTGTTGAAGAAGAATTAAATCGTGGGCAGTTATGGCCAGATCCGTTACTACAAATTAATCCTAGTTATAAATTTGGTGCTACCGTTACCGAACTGGTAAAACAAGGCATCTTGCATCCTGAATGTAGCCGTTACTTTTCCCAAAACGGCAACCCATTCCGTTTTCATTATCACCAAGAACAAGCATTTAGAACTGCACACCGTCAACAACCTTACGTTCTCACCACAGGAACAGGTTCTGGTAAAAGCATGACTTATGTTGTTCCTATCTTTGACGACTTATTAAAAAATCCCGATATTCAAGGCGTAAGGGCAATACTTGTTTACCCAATGAACGCCTTAATTAACTCTCAAAAAGAAGAATTTGATAAATTTTTAAGCCAAGTTCCTAATACTCACATCCGCGTTGAACAATATACGGGACAAGAAAGCTTAACCAAAAAAACTGAAATTCAGAGCAACCCGCCTCAAATTCTACTAACCAACTACGTGATGTTAGAGCTAATGCTCACGCGCACTCACGAAGATAAATTGGTAGCTTCCCCAGATTTGAAATTTCTGGTACTGGATGAATTGCACACTTATCGCGGACGACAAGGTGCAGACGTAGCAATTTTAATTCGCAAATTACGCCAGAGGTGCGGTAAAGACTTGCTGTGTATCGGCACATCTGCCACCATGTCCACAGAAGGCAACCGTAGCTCACGCCGTCAAACTGTTGCTGGAGTTGCCAGTAAATTATTTGGGGTAGAAGTTAAAGCCGAAAACGTCATAGATGAAACCTTAGAGCGTTCTATAACCCGCGCCGAACCCAGTAACGACGAACTCCGAGATAGCTTTACCTTACCAGTTGAATCAGAACAAACTTTAGCAGCCTTCAAAACTCATCCCCTGAGTAGCTGGATAGAGATGAACTTCGGTTTAGCCGAAGAAGACGGGCATTTAGTACGACGCACTCCCATTTCCCTAGAAACTGGAGCAACCAAACTTGCGGAAATTACCCAAGTTGCCGCCGCTACCTGCTTAGATACTCTTAAACAAATGTTTCTCTGGGGTAGTAAAACCAAAGGACTTGCTTTTCGTCTGCATCAATTTATCTCCCAAGGAGGTAGTGTTTACGCCACAGTCGAGAAACAACACCAACGCTTTCTCAGCTTAGAAGGACAGTATGCCACAACAGGCGATCGCCTGCTTTACCCCTTAGTATTCTGCCGTGATTGCGGACAAGAATACTATGTAGTACGCTACGACACCGACGACGGAACCGTTACTCCTACACTACCCCAAGCCCTAGATACCAACGACGAAGATACCTACGAAGGCTACCTCACCTTAGATGAGCCAGGGCTTTGGGATGCCAGCGACGAAGACCGCTTACCCGATAATTGGTTCACAGAAACCAAAAAGCGAGGGCGGGTAGCCAAAAAAGAATACGCCAACTTTATACCCCAAAAACTCCAAGTTTTACCCAACGGTCAAGTCACAGCTTCCTTATTAGAAGGAACAGCTTGCTGGTTTTTGCGTAAACCCTTCCTTACCTGCCTCAACTGCGGTGTTACTCACGACAAACGCAAGAACGAATTCGCTAAACTTTCCCGCCTCAGCACCGAAGGACGCAGCACCGCCACCACGCTACTGTGCCTCTCTACCGTCAGTCGCCTCAAATCTAGCCCCGCCGTCAGCAAGGAAGCATCTAAAATTCTCAGCTTCACGGATAACCGTCAAGATGCTTCCCTGCAAGCAGGTCATTTTAATGATTTCGTGCAAACCAGTTTCTTAAGGGCTGCCCTCAACAGCGCGTTGCAAACGAATCAAGAATTAACCCACAGCGAACTCGCCAGCGCAGTTATCGAACACATGGGTTTGTCCCAAGATGACTACGCCAAGCAACCTGCTGACTATGGGATTGGTAAACGCAGAAATGAAGAAGCATTTCTCAAACTCATTGAATATCGCCTTTATGAAGACTTGCGTCGGGGTTGGCGCATTGTTCAACCGAACTTAGAACAGTGTGGGTTACTAACAATTGAATATCCAGAATTAAAAGAAGCTTGTAACGACATTCGTCTCTGGAATAAATACCCCCATCCCGTACTATTAAAAGCTACTCCAGAACAGCGATATATAGTAGCCAAAGCACTTTTAGATCAGTTACGAAAAGAATTAGTAATTGATGCGGCCCTGTTGCAACTAAACAAGGTAGAACAATTAAAGCGAGATGTAGAACAAGCAATCAAAGAGCCTTGGAAATTTGATGAATATGAACTTCTCCACGAAGCTACCTGGGCAACTACAGTTAGTGGCGATTCCAAAAAAGGTAGAGCCAAGCTTAAACTAACTGCTAAAGGAAAGATTGGTCGCTTTCTACGTTCTGATAGAGCTTGGAGTTGGCTCCAGCAACCTTTATTAGAAACAGAAGCAGCAGAGTTAATCAATACCTTAATTGATGCTCTGTGTGATGCTGGTTATTTACTGAAAGAAGGTGCAGAAGTACAACTGCGGATAGATGCTTTATTGTGGAAAGCCTCAAAACTACGCGAAATTCCTTCAGATCCGCTCACCTCTCGTCACTTGCAAGGAAGCCAAGCAAGTCAAATTTCCGTCAACCAATTTTTTCAAGATTTCTACGCCACTAATGCTCGTAAAATTCAAGCAATGGAGGGACGAGAACATACAGGTCAAGTCAAAAATCAAGACCGACAAGAGCGGGAAGAAAGGTTTCGCGCTGGGCTTCTAGCAACGCTATTTTGTTCTCCTACAATGGAGCTAGGAATTGATATTTCTGACCTCAGCGTTGTGCATCTGCGGAATGTTCCTCCAACTCCAGCTAATTATGCTCAACGCAGTGGTAGAGCAGGCAGAAGTGGTCAAGAAGCTTTGGTAATTACCTATGCTTCTGTGGGGAGTGGACACGACCAATATTTCTTTAAACGCCCTCAACAAATGGTA contains:
- a CDS encoding DEAD/DEAH box helicase yields the protein MHPECSRYFSQNGNPFRFHYHQEQAFRTAHRQQPYVLTTGTGSGKSMTYVVPIFDDLLKNPDIQGVRAILVYPMNALINSQKEEFDKFLSQVPNTHIRVEQYTGQESLTKKTEIQSNPPQILLTNYVMLELMLTRTHEDKLVASPDLKFLVLDELHTYRGRQGADVAILIRKLRQRCGKDLLCIGTSATMSTEGNRSSRRQTVAGVASKLFGVEVKAENVIDETLERSITRAEPSNDELRDSFTLPVESEQTLAAFKTHPLSSWIEMNFGLAEEDGHLVRRTPISLETGATKLAEITQVAAATCLDTLKQMFLWGSKTKGLAFRLHQFISQGGSVYATVEKQHQRFLSLEGQYATTGDRLLYPLVFCRDCGQEYYVVRYDTDDGTVTPTLPQALDTNDEDTYEGYLTLDEPGLWDASDEDRLPDNWFTETKKRGRVAKKEYANFIPQKLQVLPNGQVTASLLEGTACWFLRKPFLTCLNCGVTHDKRKNEFAKLSRLSTEGRSTATTLLCLSTVSRLKSSPAVSKEASKILSFTDNRQDASLQAGHFNDFVQTSFLRAALNSALQTNQELTHSELASAVIEHMGLSQDDYAKQPADYGIGKRRNEEAFLKLIEYRLYEDLRRGWRIVQPNLEQCGLLTIEYPELKEACNDIRLWNKYPHPVLLKATPEQRYIVAKALLDQLRKELVIDAALLQLNKVEQLKRDVEQAIKEPWKFDEYELLHEATWATTVSGDSKKGRAKLKLTAKGKIGRFLRSDRAWSWLQQPLLETEAAELINTLIDALCDAGYLLKEGAEVQLRIDALLWKASKLREIPSDPLTSRHLQGSQASQISVNQFFQDFYATNARKIQAMEGREHTGQVKNQDRQEREERFRAGLLATLFCSPTMELGIDISDLSVVHLRNVPPTPANYAQRSGRAGRSGQEALVITYASVGSGHDQYFFKRPQQMVAGVVAPPKLELGNEDLIKSHIYSIWLAYTGLSFGDSLNQILDLDLDGYPLKDDVRSQLTLTSEGLSKCLQATQSILADSFCQADFSRTSWYSVDWLRHTLENALNAFDRACDRWRRLYSDATLQLEEARRTIDRSARGTATAEERQNAEAQQREAQRQTDLLVGHTNKNRSQTQFEFYPYRYFAAEGFLPGYNFPRLPVRAYVPSGDSGEFISRVRVVALREFAPSNVIYYEGSKFQVAKTKVPLGGIENEYQRISVCPNCGYFHDGDNFLREICENCGARIVPDSYGNPAKLNRVLKMETMMTRRRERITCDEEERLKYGYNITTHFRYAGDISRNHQNLSVKGFDGFSACAIAKSKNTTELGFELIQVNLEPKD